The sequence AAAGGTTGCGCAACCACGCAACCCTGGAAGGTTGCGCTACAACCATTCTCCCCCGTCTTCTACCCTGCGGCGGCGATCCCCTGAATGCCGCCCTCGGTCATCTTGCGCGCGTCAATCAGCCGGTCCACCTCCTCGGGGGTGAGCAGGCCTTTCTCGACGACCACCTCTTTGATTGTCTTGCCCGTGGCCATGGCCTCTTTGGCCACTGCCGCGCCGTTCAGGTAGCCGATCACCGGATTGAGCGCCGTCACCAGAATGGCATTCTTGGCCAGCCAGCCCTCGGCCTTCTCGCGATTGGCCGTCACGCCTACCACGCACTTGGTTGTAAAGGCATTGATGGCCCCGATCAGCACGTGCATCATCTCGAAGAGGTTGTGGGCGATGATGGGCATCATCACGTTCAGCTCGAGTTGCCCCGCCTGCGCCGCCAGGCTCACCGCCAGGTCGTTGCCCTGCACGTGGAAACAGGCCATGTTCAGCATCTCGGCCAGCACCGGGTTGACCTTGCCGGGCATAATGCTCGACCCGGGTTGCACTGCCGGCAGGCGGATCTCGTCCAGACCTGTCGCGGGACCGGAGGAGAGCAGGCGGAAGTCATTGGCGATCCGCGTCAGGGTGATGGCCAGGGTGCGCAGCGCCGCCGAGAAGTCCGCCGGGTCGGCCATGCTCTGCATACTCTCAAACAGATTGCCCGAACTCCGCAGGTTCTGGCCGGTCAGGGCGCTGAGCTTCTCAATCATGCGCTGGTGGTACTCAGGATGGGCGTTGAGGCCCGTACCGGTGGCCGTACCGCCGATCCCCAGCCGCCGCAAACGGTCGGCCGCAGTGGCGATGCGCTCGCGGTCATTGCGCACGGCCAGGGCGTAGGCCCCGAACTCCTGCCCCAGGCGCACCGGCACTGCGTCTTGCAGGTGCGTGCGCCCCGACTTCACCACGTCGTCAAACTCGCGGGCCTTGGCCTCCAGGGCGTCGGCCAGGCCGTCAATCGCTGCCAGCAGTTCATTGAGCCGCCAGAGACACCCCAGCCGGATGGCAGTGGGAATGGTGTCGTTGGTGGACTGGGCCATGTTGACGTGATCATTCGGGCTGACCGGCTTGTTCGGGTCGTCGAGGGCGAAGCCGAGGATCTGGTTGGCGCGATTGGCGATCACCTCGTTCAGGTTCATGTTGTGCGAGGTGCCCGCGCCGGCCTGGAAGGGATCGACCACGAACTGATCGGCATGCTTGCCCGCGAGCACCTCATCGGCAGCCTCGATGATGGCGTCGGCCAGGCGCGCCTCGAGCAGACCCAGGTCGCGGTTCACTTCAGCCGCGGCCCGCTTGATCACCGCCTGCGCCCACACAAACGCCGGGTAGGGCTTCATGCCCGAGACGGGGAAGTTCAGCACAGCGCGCTGCGTCTGCGCGCCGTAGAGGGCGTTGGCCGGCACCTGCATCTCGCCGAGTGAGTCTTTCTCGATCCGGAAGCTCTCAGTCATGGCCAGGACTCCTTTGTCGGGCAATACTTGCGTCTGACGGTAGAGATTGTAGCACAGCCTGTCGCCGCCGTCGCCATCCGGGAGACCCCGGTGAGTGCAACCTTTAAGGCCCCGTGGGTGCAACCTTCAAGGTTGCACCCACTGCCTGTTTCCAGGGGGCAGGGGCACGGGAAAACGATTTTCCCCATCCTGCCAGGATTGAACAAGAAAGACCCTGGGAAGGCATGGCCCTCCCAGAGTCTTTCCTGTTCCTGTCATCCAGTGGAGGCTCAGTACGCCCAGGTCTCACTCAGACCCCATATACAGCAATCCAAAATCCAAAATCCGAAATCCAAAATCATGTCACGGGCACTGAATAACCGCCTGGGCCCACAGGCAGCCCCCGCACACCGGAAACTCGTTGCCCAGACAGTCCTCCAGGTTCGCCTCCGACAGATCGCAGCCGCCGCAGGCGGTGCAGGGCGCGAAGGCGAAGTTCTGCACCCGCTGGCGATAGGCCACGTAGCCCGGATCGTTCCACAGATCGAGCAGATCGCGCTCAGCCAGGTTGCCGATGATGTGCCGGTGCGACACGCGCCGGCGCCGGTGCAGGTAGCTGATGTGGTCGTAGAGCAGCGGCGGGCACGGGCTGACGTTGCCGTCCCAACCGATAGTCATCGAGCCGTGCTCGATGAAGGTGCACACATCGTTGGCCCCGCCCAGGTTGTTGCCGGCAAAGGTGACGTTGGCGCCGCTGCGCAGAGCGCGCAGGAAGGCTTCCTCAGTAGCATCGTTCAGATCCATCTTGGGGAAGCTCAGCCGCGGCAGCCACGCCGAGGGCAGATAGGCGATGTCCCGCAACGTGCGGTTGTAGAGCACCTCGTCGCACAGTTCGGGCGTGTAGGGCAGCACATTGCTGACCATAAAGCGCGTCGCTCCCAGCCGCCGTCCCGTGGCGATCACCGTGGGCAGGTCGGCGATGTTGCGCCGCATAGCCACAAAGTTGATGCCCATCTCCGGCTTCGCGTGGTGCCCGGCCGGGCGCAACTGGCGGAAGCGGGCCATATTCTCCAGCACCCTGGGCAACTCCGCGCCGAGGCGCACGTCGGCGTAGCTTTCGGGCGTGGCCCCGTCAATCGAAACCCACAGCACATCGAGGCCCGCGGCGATCAACCCGCGGGCCCGCCGCTCGTCGAGCAGGGTGCCGTTGGTGATCAGTTCGGCGAAAGCCCCCAGCCCCTTGACCCGCGCCACCATCTCGACAATCCGCGGGTGGGCCAGCGGCTCGCCAATACCGCCGAAGAAGACCGCTGGTGGCGGCGTCAGGGCCTCCAGCCCTTCCAGAATCCGTCCGAAGGTCGCCTCGCTCATGCGCCCTTCGTTCACCTCCCAGCTATTGCGCATGCAGGTGCGGCAGGCAATGTTACAGACGTTCGTCGGCTCGATGTACACTTTGTTGAGGTGCGTGACCGGGCGATGGAGGCGCAGGTCGTTCGCGCCGACCTCCAGGCGCACCTGGGCGCCGGGTTCCAGACCCAGATGCGCAGCCAGCTCCGGCGGGATCACCAGCCGGCCTTCGGCGTCTACTTCGGCCCACGCGCTCGGAAGGGTTCCCATACGCCACCTCATGCTCTATTTCAGATTGCCGATTTTGGATTGTGGATTGGGCGCGGCGCATCGCGGAGGCGTTCAGCGCCGTGTTGGCGCTCGAACAGGGCCTCCGGCGCCGCGCGAAGAGCCTGCTCGGCCGTTCCCTGACGCAGGGCTCTGGTCGGATGGAACCGGGCGCGCCATGTTGCTCATCTCGTCGCAGTATAGCAGCGTCGCCCCGGGCGCCCGGTTAATCTATGGCTGCCGCCGGGTGGTGAAATGGCGACCATTCTCTGATACGCCTGGAACAAAGTATCGCGGCTCCTGGGAGGGCCTGGCCATCCCGGACCCTCATCAGGTCGGGGCGCTGTTCCTCCCCCTCCCTCCTCTCAGGTGCAGGGTTTTTGAGCGAGAAGGGGTTTTCGGCATTCCAATGCGCTTGCGGTCCTCACCCCCCCGCACCCCTCTCCCGCGAGCGGGAGAGGGGGGAGTTGGGCGCCCCAATGCCCTGGATGGCGCATGCGACGCGAGGATGGGCCGGAAAACCCTGCACCTGAGAACCCCCTCCCTCTCCACGGCAGGTGGAGAGGGAGGGAGTCGGGGGGAGGGTGAGGACCACATACCCCTTCCTCTGGCGCCTTGCCTGGGCTAGAATGGAAGTGGTCCGGGCCGTCTCCCGTCGGCGCCCGGTCAGTGCAGGCTCGTAGAAGTTCACCAATACGTCTCCAGTAACTAGAGGCGCCGCAGCCAATCTGCAGGCAAAACATCGGACAATAGGGTTTCTCGGAAAGATTGATCCGCACCGATGGCGGCACGAGCGCCGCGGACCACGCGGCTCGGTGTTCTAAGTGGATCAAGCATTCCGGTCAGCGCTCTAGCTATCGAGGACTGTATGCCCTTTCTCTATCGCGCCATCGGGCTGGGTTTCCTCGCCTGCTGCCTCCTTGCCCTGGCGCTCAAATTGCTGGTGCCATTGCCCGCGCCGCTTGGCTACGCCCCGCTTGATCTGGGCCTCGGCCCGCGGATCACGCCGGTCGAGGTGGTGATCTGGTATGGCACCGAGAAGGAAGCCTGGCTGGAAGAGGCTGCGCGCCGCTTCCAGGCCCGCGGCGAAACTATCGGTGTCCGCCCCATTACCGTTCGTCTGATAGGCATGGGTTCGCGCGAGATCGCCGAGCGAGCGGCTCGCCAGGACTGGAGCGTCGCCCCCCGCCCGGTGGTGGTCAGCCCTGCCAGCAGCCTCTGGACCGATACCCTCGCCAGCGAGTGGGCCGCCCGTAACCGCGCGAGCATCATCGCCGGCGAGGCCACGCCCCTGGCCCTGACCCCGCTGGTCGCCGTGGCCTGGGAGCAGCGCGCCCGCCTGCTCTGGCCTGACAGCGCCGCCAATTTCTGGAACGACCTCCATGATGCCATCGCCAACGAGGGAGGCTGGAGCGCCGTGGCCGAGGCCCGCGGCTTTGGCCCCGACACTCGCGAAGGGCAACAGGCGCAACGCTGGGGTCCGGTGAAGCTTGGCCATACCTCGCCGCTCACCTCGAACAGCGGCACGCAGACCCTCGTGCTTATGGCCTATGCCTTCCACAACAAAACCGCCGGCCTGACCGTCGCCGATGTTGAGAATCCGAACTTCCTGACCTGGCTTGAGGAGATGGAGGTCGGCGTCTACGATCTCGGCTCGAGCACCGGTACGCTCATGCAGCAAATGGTGCAGCTCGGCCCGAGCAGCTACGACATCGTGATTGTCTACGAGAACCTGGCCATTGAATACATGGCCGCCGGCGAGCAACGCTGGAACCAGCCCCTGCGCGTCTATTACCCTCCGGCAACCATCTTCAGCGACCATCCCTATGCGATTCTCGATGACCCGCTGACGACCAGCGAAGAGCGTGAAGCCGCCCGGCGCTTCCGCGACTTCCTCCTCCAGCGCCCGCAGCAGGAACTGGCCCTCCAGTACGGCTTTCGCCCCATTGATCCGGATGTCGTCCCCGGCGGCAACGACGCTGCCAACCCGTTCGCGCGCTACGCCAGCCGCGGCATCAGCCTGGACATCGCCGCCCAGGTCGAGTCGCCCTCGGCCGACGTGCTGGCGGCTCTGCTCAATGCCTGGGACCGGCGCATCCGCCCCCTGGCGCCTGCCGCGAGACCTTGAGGTGATGGTAGATGATGAAGCTTCCGGTGACGCAAGGCTGCAAAGACGCAACATGTTCGTAGTACTGATTGCGATGCTCTACGTCTCCGCGCCGTTGCGTCACACTATCTGAAGAAATGCTCTAGAGGAACGCCAATGCGCAATCCTTACGCCTACACCGCCCGGCAACCTCTCGCGCTGATGGTGTTGCTCGCCGCTATCGCCGCCGGCCTGTTGCTCTACTGGTGGCTCCTGCCCCTCGGCCTGCTGGCCTACGGCGCCATGGTTGTCATCGGCGGGCGTAGCCCTGTGGTGATCGCCGCCAGCCAGCGCCCCGTGCGGCCCCGCCTGCACAGCGCCACCTTCCGCGACCAGCTCAACGCTATCGAACGCTCGCAGCGCGAGATCGAGCGCGCCGTGGCCCGGGCCAGCCCGCCCCTGGCCAGCCTGCTCGCCCGCATCACCACCCAGACCGGCGATCTCGTCGAGCAGGCTTACGCCCTGGCCGACCGCGGTCAGGTGATCGAAACCTATCTGACGCAGATCAAGCCCGAAGCGCTGCAGGACCGCATCACCAAAATCAACTGGCAGATCTCCAGCGCCAGCGACCCCTTCACCCGCCAGCAACTCGAAGAGACCCGCGCTGCGCTTCTGGAAAAGCAACGCAATGCCAGCGACCTGACGACCTACATCGGACGCATCAAGGCCCAGCTCGAGCACATCCACGCCAGTCTCGACAACGTTCTGGCCGAAACGGTGCGCCTGAGTACTGCTGATGTGGTCAGCGCCAGCCCTGCGACCAACGAGGTCGCCCAGCGCCTGGCCGACCTCAAGAGCGATATGGACACGTTCCAGCGCGTCCTCGATAACGCC is a genomic window of Chloroflexaceae bacterium containing:
- a CDS encoding aspartate ammonia-lyase, with product MTESFRIEKDSLGEMQVPANALYGAQTQRAVLNFPVSGMKPYPAFVWAQAVIKRAAAEVNRDLGLLEARLADAIIEAADEVLAGKHADQFVVDPFQAGAGTSHNMNLNEVIANRANQILGFALDDPNKPVSPNDHVNMAQSTNDTIPTAIRLGCLWRLNELLAAIDGLADALEAKAREFDDVVKSGRTHLQDAVPVRLGQEFGAYALAVRNDRERIATAADRLRRLGIGGTATGTGLNAHPEYHQRMIEKLSALTGQNLRSSGNLFESMQSMADPADFSAALRTLAITLTRIANDFRLLSSGPATGLDEIRLPAVQPGSSIMPGKVNPVLAEMLNMACFHVQGNDLAVSLAAQAGQLELNVMMPIIAHNLFEMMHVLIGAINAFTTKCVVGVTANREKAEGWLAKNAILVTALNPVIGYLNGAAVAKEAMATGKTIKEVVVEKGLLTPEEVDRLIDARKMTEGGIQGIAAAG
- a CDS encoding substrate-binding domain-containing protein, translating into MPFLYRAIGLGFLACCLLALALKLLVPLPAPLGYAPLDLGLGPRITPVEVVIWYGTEKEAWLEEAARRFQARGETIGVRPITVRLIGMGSREIAERAARQDWSVAPRPVVVSPASSLWTDTLASEWAARNRASIIAGEATPLALTPLVAVAWEQRARLLWPDSAANFWNDLHDAIANEGGWSAVAEARGFGPDTREGQQAQRWGPVKLGHTSPLTSNSGTQTLVLMAYAFHNKTAGLTVADVENPNFLTWLEEMEVGVYDLGSSTGTLMQQMVQLGPSSYDIVIVYENLAIEYMAAGEQRWNQPLRVYYPPATIFSDHPYAILDDPLTTSEEREAARRFRDFLLQRPQQELALQYGFRPIDPDVVPGGNDAANPFARYASRGISLDIAAQVESPSADVLAALLNAWDRRIRPLAPAARP
- a CDS encoding radical SAM protein; this encodes MGTLPSAWAEVDAEGRLVIPPELAAHLGLEPGAQVRLEVGANDLRLHRPVTHLNKVYIEPTNVCNIACRTCMRNSWEVNEGRMSEATFGRILEGLEALTPPPAVFFGGIGEPLAHPRIVEMVARVKGLGAFAELITNGTLLDERRARGLIAAGLDVLWVSIDGATPESYADVRLGAELPRVLENMARFRQLRPAGHHAKPEMGINFVAMRRNIADLPTVIATGRRLGATRFMVSNVLPYTPELCDEVLYNRTLRDIAYLPSAWLPRLSFPKMDLNDATEEAFLRALRSGANVTFAGNNLGGANDVCTFIEHGSMTIGWDGNVSPCPPLLYDHISYLHRRRRVSHRHIIGNLAERDLLDLWNDPGYVAYRQRVQNFAFAPCTACGGCDLSEANLEDCLGNEFPVCGGCLWAQAVIQCP